A stretch of DNA from Rhodoluna sp. KAS3:
GATTTTGTGGTCAGGGTCAGGTGCCACATGATGGCGTACTGCACCAAGAAAGAACCAAACATCGATACCGTTTGGCCGGTCATAAAGATGGCTACGCGCTTCTTCCAGCCCGGAAATTCTTCACTTGTGAATGTCATTTTTAGGCCTACTCAGGCAGCACTTTCAGGGTCTGCAGAGTTGGGTCAGCAACAAATGCAATGCGCACACCCATGTCTCTGGCTTGGAACAAGGCGCCAAGGGCAGCCTCGGTAATTCTCTCGCCCGGAGACAAGACCGGAACACCCGGTGGGTAAGGGCAAATCATCTCAGCTGAAACTCGACCCACGGCGTCCTTGGCGTCAACCACCTCGTAGCTCGAGAAGAATGCCTCGCGCGGAGTCACCACAACCTCAGGCTCGATCGAGAAGGCTGGCAAAATTTCGATTGGGCGCACCTCACCGCGGTGACGGTTTACCGATTCGATAATCCGCTTGACCAGGTCGTTGATGCGGTCTGGGGTGTCGGCAAAAGTGATCATTGGAATGATGATGTCGCGGTTGGCCATTTCAACATCGATGTTGGCAGCCAGCAGATCAGCCTCAACCTTGGTGCCGTCTGAGCCACAACCCGAAAGCATGATTACCAGCTTGAGCGGGTCGATGTACTCACCGTCGATTACGTCGATGCCGGCAGCGGTTAGAGTGGCACGGCCGCGCTCAGTGGCCTCAATAACTGGGCCAATCAACTCCTCGCCGTGGCGCTCTAGCAAGGCGCGAGCAGCATCGATTGATGCCAAGATGCGTCCAGACATCGATGTGGTTTGGGTTGAATCAAACATCTTGTTGAACCGAGCTAAGTCAACATACTCATCTCGAACCAGCACAAAAGAAGCCTGCGAGTATGACGGCAGGGTCTTGTGGGCTGAGGTAACCACGATGTCGGCGCCTTCGGCCAACGGGTGGTTTGGCAGCTCTGGGTGGAACCCGTAGTGGGCAGCCCAAGCGGCATCGACCACGAGTGGAATTCCGTGCTCGTGGCACACCTTTGACAGGCGTGGAATGTTTGACATGGTGCCGACGTATGAAGGCTCACCAATCAAGACGGCCTTGGCATCTGGGTGCTTGGCCAAGGTCTCGGCCAAGCGGCTTGAAGGCAGATATTCCGGAAGACCGGTAGCCGGGTTGATCTCTGGGCGAATCCAAACCGGAATCACACCGGCGTAAACCAAGCCAACCAAGACGGACTTGTGCAGGGTGCGGGAAACAATGACTTTTTCGCCAGGGCTAGCCACGGCCATAACAGCAGCGTGGTTTGAGCCCGAGGAACCGTTGACGCCAAAGCGGCACAGTGAGGCACCCCAAAGGTCGGCAGCAAGAGCCTCTGCCTTGAGGATTAGAGAAGGTGAAATGCGGTGCGGGTGATTGCCAGGTAGTACGGGAATGTCGCCATCGACGATCGCGCCGGTTAGATCGGTGCGGCCCTTATGTCCAGGAATTTGGAATGGCGACCGGTCGGTCTCCATATCTCGAATCCAGGCATCTAGTAGGGGTGCGCTAGAGCGCAAACCCATTGGGTCTTTCGTGTCGAGGAGTGTGGCTGCGCCAAACGCGTGCTGAGGCAATATCCCGCCTTTCGGTAGTCGGCTAACAGCCTAATGAATTGATCTGAATTTAGGTATATCTTTTGTTGAACATCGATGTCTGGTTAGGCACCGAGCCGCAACGGCGATGAGAAAGGGACCAGGTCTTTCGACCTGATCCCCTCATCGGAAGTACTTAGTTGACTAAACCTGTGGCTTAGAACTCAACCTTGGTCACGTTGGTGTCTAGCAAGATGCCAGGACCGAAGGTGGTTGAAACTGCAGCCTTGATTAGGTAGCGGCCCTTTGATGATGAAGGCTTCAAACGAAGAACTTCGTCAAGTGCTGCTGCAAGGTTCTCGCCTAGCTGCTCCTTGGTGAAAGATGCCTTACCAATTACGAAGTGTAGGTTTGCCTGCTTGTCAACGCGGAAGTCGATACGACCACCCTTGATGTCTTTAACAGCCTTTGCAACGTCTGGGGTTACGGTACCTGTCTTAGGGTTTGGCATTAGGTTACGAGGACCAAGCACCTTACCTAGGCGACCAACCTTACCCATTAGTTCTGGGGTTGATACTGCAGAGTCGAAGTCGGTCCAGCCTGCGGCTACCTTCTCGATTAGCTCGTCGCCACCAACCTCGTCAGCGCCGGCTGCAACTGCAGCGTCAGCTGCGGCACCAGTTGCAAACACGATAACGCGGGCGGTCTTACCAGTTCCGTGTGGAAGTGAAACAGTTCCACGGATCATCTGGTCGGCCTTGCGAGGGTCAACGCCAAGCTTCAATGCAACCTCAACGGTTGAATCGAACTTCTTTGAGCCAGTCTCCTTGATTAGAGTTACTGCCTCGGCTGGGGTGTAAAACTTGCCCTCTTCGATAAGAGCTGCTGCGGCTACATAAGCCTTTGAGCGCTTTGCCATGCTGTTGTTCCTTTTCTTTGGTCACAGTTGTGGTCAACGTATCGCGCGCGATACTCCCACGACTTCTTGGTTTTGCTCTAATGAGCGGTGCCCGGATGGGCGGGTGTTACTTAAGCTTCGGTGGTGATTCCCATTGAGCGGGCAGTACCAGCGATGATCTTTGCAGCTGCGTCAACATCGTTGGCGTTTAGGTCAGCCATCTTCTGCTCAGCAATCTTGTAAAGAGCGTCCTTTGACAGAGTTGCAACCTTCACGGTGTGAGGAGTTGCTGAACCCTTTGCTACGCCAGCTGCCTTCTTGATTAGCTCAGCTGCTGGTGGGGTCTTTAGAACGAAGGTGAATGAACGGTCTTCGTAAACGGTGATTTCAACCGGGATTACGTTGCCCTTCTGGTCTGCAGTTGCGTTGTTGTACTGGGTGCAGAATTCCATGATGTTCACACCGTGCTGGCCAAGTGCTGGACCAATCGGAGGAGCTGGGTTAGCAGCGCCCGCGTTGATCTGAAGCTTGATCATGCCGGTGATCTTTTTCTTCGGTGCCATTTTGATTTTCCTTTTGTATTGGTTTGGAAACTGTTTAAAACTTTTGTGGGCGGTTAGGCCAGTGGGCCAACCTGCTCGAAGCCAAGCTCAACTGGGGTCTCACGCTCGAAGAGTGAAACTAGAACGGTTAGCTTGCCGCTTTCAGGCTTGATCTCTGAGATGGTTCCAGGAAGACCTGCGAACGAGCCATCCTTGATCATGATGCTCTCGCCAACCTTGAAGTTGACGTTGATTGGAACAGCCTTTGCCTTGCCCTTGACTGCAACGCCACCCTTGGCAGCTGCCTTGGCTTCTGCTTCTTCAGGAAGAACGTAAAGGGTCTTCAACATGTTGAAGGCCTCATCTGGGCGAAGTGGAGTTGGGTTCTGTGAGTTGCCCACGAAGCCGGTAACAGCTGGAGTGTGGCGAACCAATGACCATGACTCTTCGTTCATTTCCATACGGATAAGTACGTAGCCAGGGATGCGAACCTTGGTGACCAGCTTGCGCTGACCGTTCTTGATTTCGATCGAGTCTTCCATTGGAACTTCGATCTGGAAGATGTCGTCGCCGCCCTCAAGAGCAAGCTTGCGGTTCTCGATGTTCTGCTTAACGCGCTTTTCGTAACCAGCGTATGAGTGGATTACGTACCACTTGCCTGGCTGGCGGCGAAGCTCGGCACGGAACTCGGCGTAAGGGTCAACCGGTGAGCCTTCTTCTTCCATGTCTGAAATCTCAGCAGTCTCTGCCTGAACCTCGGCAATTGCCTCTTCAAGTTCTAGGTCTTGCTCTAGCTCTGCCGCAGCGTCTTGAGCCAAGTCGGCAAGGTCGGCATCTGCTTCAGCAATGATCTGCTCAGCAGCAACGTCCTGAACCTCGGCAAGCGCCTCTAGTTCGGTGCGTTCTGAATCACTCAATGTGGTGTGTCCTTACTTACTTAAGCGGTTGGGGTGAAGACGAAAACAACACCCTGGTAGAACAGCCAGTCGAACAGCGAAATGATTGCCATTACGACGACTACGAAAGCCAATACAACTGCGGTGTAGTTGCGAAGTTCAGCGAAGGTTGGCTTAGTGACCTTGTTTAGCTCACCAACGACCTGCTTGAAGAACAGAAGGGTGCGACCGAAGACATTGCGCTTTGAGGCCTTGTCAGCCTTTGCGCGCTCAACTAGGTCTTCTGAGACCTGTTCTAGCTCATCTGCCATGAGACATTCCTTCTTCTTGAAACCGAAGTTTCGATCAACTACTTCTAGCAGGGCGGACAGGACTCGAACCTGCAACCCTCGGTTTTGGAGACCGATGCTCTACCAATTGAGCCACCACCCTTTACGGGTTAGTTCTTGACTTCTAACCGAACTGTCAAAAAGCACACTTCTAGATTGGAATCTTAGAAATGATTAATTTGCCAGATTAGGCTTCAGAAGTTGTCAAACTACCTCTAAAGAGTTTAGACCTAGGCGCTACTTAATGCAAAGCCCGTTTTGCACCTTTAGTAGGCTTTACAGCGTGAATGACTTCCCAAGAATCTCAAAGCGCATCGGATCAATCGCTGAATCAGCGACTCTAAAAGTTGATGCAAAGGCCAAATCACTCCAGGCTGCCGGCCGCCCGGTAATCTCGTACGCCGCCGGTGAGCCAGACTTTGCCACCCCAGCGCACATCGTCGAGGCAGCAGCTATCGCGGTTCGTGACCCTAAGAATCACCGATACACCCCGGCGATTGGTTTGCCTGACCTGCGCGAGGCTATTGCCCAAAAAACCCGCACCGATTCTGGCACCGAGATCTCTGCCGCTCAGGTGGTTGTGACCAACGGTGGCAAGCAGGCTGTCTACCAGGCATTCGCAACCCTTCTAGATCCGGGTGACGAAGTCTTGATGCCAACCCCGTTCTGGACCACCTACCCTGAGGCCATTCGTTTGGCCGGCGGTGTTCCGGTTGAGGTATTTGCCGGTGCCGACCAAAACTACAAGGTCACCGTTGACCAGCTAGAGGCTGCTCGCACACCGCGCTCAAAGGTCTTGCTTTTTGTTTCTCCGTCAAACCCAACCGGCTCGGTTTACACCCGCGAAGAGACCGAGGCAATCGGTCGCTGGGCATTCGAAAACGGCATGTGGGTTATCACCGACGAGATCTATCAGAACCTGACCTATGACGGCCTAAAGGCAGTTTCGATCACCGAGGCAGTGCCTGAGTTGATTGACCGCACCATCCTGGTTAACGGCGTAGCAAAAACCTACGCAATGACCGGATGGCGTTTGGGCTGGATGGCCGGCCCGCTGGACGCAATGAAGGCCGCCGGAAACCTGCAGTCTCACCTGTCTTCGAACGTTTCGAACATTTCACAGAAGGCTGCGTTGGCTGCACTTACCGGTCCGCAGGATGAAGTTCTGGCAATGCGCGACGCCTTTGACCGCCGCCGCAAGGTTGCTGTGGCCGAGCTAAACAAGATTGAGGGCTGGAACGCCCCTACCCCACAGGGTGCTTTTTACGTTTACTCAGACGTGACCGGTTTGCTCGGTCGCGAATGGGGCGGCAAGCAGATCAACACCTCACTTGAACTCTGCGACTACATCCTGGATGCAGCCGAGGTGGCGTTGGTCCCGGGTGAGGCATTTGGCCCATCGGGTTATGTCCGCCTGAGCTACGCGCTCGGAGATGCCCCACTACTCGAGGGCATCCAGCGCCTACAGAAGCTGTTCAGCTAAGCCTTAAATAAAAAAGCCCTCCGGTTTCGGAGGGCTTTTTTATTGGCCGAATTAGTCGAATGACCCGATCAGGTTTGGCTCGGGCACCAAGTTGATGCCGTACTTATTCGAGACCTGAGTCTGCACAAATTGAGCCAACTGAATAATTTCTGCGGCCGTAGCCCCGCCGGTATTCACAATGCCGAGAGTGTGCTTCGAAGAAATCGCAGCCTTAGAGCCGGCAATTCTGAAGCCCTTGGCGATGCCGGCATTTTCAATCAACCAGGCTGCCGACAACTTGACGGTTAGCCCGTCATCGTCTTCATTTTCATAGCGCGGAGCCGACTCTGGCAGCGAACGAGCAAAGGTATCGCTGACCATTGGGTTGGTAAAAAATGAGCCGCAGCTGACTGAATCTGGGTCAGAATCACTGAGCACCATGCCCTTATTGGCTCGCAACTTGAGCACGCTGTTGCGGACTTCCATCAACGGCACCTGCTCACCCATTTGCGCACCAAGATCGGCGGCAATCTGGGTTGAATAAAGCGGCCGGCTAAGCCCACCCAAATCTTGTAATTCAAACTCGACCCAGGTAATTACACCCGGGCGGCCACGCTTGATTGCGCTGTCACGGTAACCAAACTGAAGGTCTTTGGCCTCCAGAATTACCAATTCGTGGGTCTCGTAATCCAAGAATTCCAGGCGCACTAGGCAGTCGCTGAGCTCTTGTCCGTATGCACCGATGTTCTGTACCGGAGCTGCACCAACTGTGCCCGGAATGCCGCTCATGGCCTCAACGCCAGCCAGGCCCTGAGCAATTGTGTGAGCCACAAAGGCATCCCAGTTTTCACCGGCTTGAACCCGAATAACTACTCGGCCGTCTTCGCGAGAGCGAACCGGCTCAATGCCGAGATTGGCAACTTTGATAACCCGGAGCTCTGAGACGTCATCGGCAACCACCATGTTTGAGCCACCGCCCAAAACCAGCCAGTCATCGCCCGAGCGCCAAACACCAAGGGTGTGCTCGATCAGGTCATCGCGAGTTTTTGCCTCATAAATTTCGGCCGGAACCCCTCCGACCCGAATGGTAGTTAGCTCGCTAAGCGGCTGAGGTGCCATTAAACGCGCACCTGAGCCTGTGCTTTACCCAAAACAGTGGTCTCGTTGAACACGGCAGTTAGGTCGATGCGCACCAAGCGGGTTTCAGCATCGATGGCACCCATTTTTCCGGTGACGACCAGAACGGCACCGTCAACCGGGTCAACTACAACCGGCTTGGTGAAGCGCACTTGGTAGTCGGCAATTCGGCCGGCATCGCCAACCCAATCAACGGCAACCTGAACAGCGGCACCCATGGTCAACATGCCGTGAGCCAGCACACCCGGAAGGCCTACTGCAGCCGCAACGTCATCGCGGTAGTGAATTGAGTTGAAGTCACCTGAGGCACCGGCATAGCGGACCAAAGAATCACGGGTGAGCAAAAATTCGGTGGTGCCAATAACCTGGCCGACCTCTAGCGAGGCAATGTTGATGTGAGTCATTTACTCGTCTCCTCTAACCACAAGGGTCGAGATTGCGGTGCAAACCAACTCTTTATCGATGTCATAAATTTTGGTCTCGAAAGTGACCATCGAGTGCGCACCGAGCGACTTGACGCTGGCAACCTCTAGCTCACTGACCAGCTCATCGCCGGCAACAATCGGGCGTGCATGGATAAAGCGCTGATCGCCGTGAACGACTCGGCTGAAATCGATGTCAGCTTCTGGGTCGGCAAGAACTGTTGCCAATGAACGCTCTTGAATAACCACCGCAAAAGTAGGCGGGGCAATTACGTCGTTGTAGCCGGCCGCTTGCGCAGCGAAAACATCGAGGTTCATTGGATTTGTTGATTTGACCGCGTGGGCGAATTCGCGGATTTTTTCTCGGCCGACCAAGTAAGGGTTGGTTGCCGGATATTTCTTGCCCTGCACATTTGGATTTACCACGGCTTAAGCGTATCTAGCCTGAACGAAATTTTTTGAGACTAGGAGGTAGAAAAGTTTTGGTAGCTAGGGCGGGACTCGAACCCGCGACCCCACGATTATGAGTCGTGTGCTCTAACCACCTGAGCTACCCAGCCGGGCATTACCTTGCGGTAACTGGTTATTTTTTGTTTCGAGCCCCGAGCCAGGATTGAACTGGCGACCCCTTCCTTACCATGGAAGTGCTCTACCACTGAGCTATCGGGGCGCTGCACCATAGGCTTGCGCCAGGCACCAGAAGACTTTAGCACTAAATCGCGCTTGGAGGCAAACCAAACTTAATGCATCACTAAAGTTATTTTCATGACTAACGCGACCTTTCTAACCCAGAACAACGAGCAAGCCGAATGGTGGCGCTCGGCAGTGATTTACCAGATCTATCCACGCAGTTTTGCGGATGGAAATGGTGACGGAATTGGTGACCTTCCGGGCATCACCGAGAAGCTGGATTCACTGGCAACTTTGGGAATCGACGCAATCTGGTTTAGCCCGTTCTTCAAGAGCCCACAAAAAGATGCCGGTTACGACATCAGTGACTACCGCCAAATTGACCCAATCTTTGGCACCAACGAAGACTTTGATGTTCTCTTGGCCAAGGCAAAATCTCTGGGCATTCGCATCATTGTTGACATCGTTCCAAACCACACCAGCGACCAGCACGCCTGGTTCCAGGCTGCGCTAGCCGCGGCTCCGGGTTCAATCGAGCGCGGTTACTACCACTTCAAGGACGGCAAGGGTGCTAACGGCGAGTTGCCTCCGAACAACTGGCAGTCAATCTTCGGCGGTCCGGCATGGTCTCGCATCACAGAGGCAGACGGCTCACTGGGCCAGTGGTACCTGCACCTATTCGATTCATCGCAGCCAGATTTGAACTGGGAGAACCCAGCGATTGCCGATGAGTTTGACGAAATTTTGCGCTTCTGGCTCAAGAAGGGCGTAGACGGTTTCCGCGTTGACGTTGCCCACGGCATGGTCAAGCGTGCCGGTTTGCCAGACGCAACCATCTACGACGAGAACCTTCGTGAACGCTCAATTTCAAACCTCACTATGGATGAAGCCGAGCTTGCTGTTCCTTACTGGGGTCAGCCGGGTGTTCACGATGCCATTCGTCGATTCCGTCGTGTAATCGATGAGTTTGACGACCGCGCGATGTGCGCCGAGGCATCAATGAGCCCACTGCCGAGACTGGCCATGTGGGTCCGCCCAGATGAGTACCACCAGTCATTCAACTTTGACTACATGCACAGCGCTTACGAGCCAGCAGCAATCAAGAAGATTGTCACCGACTCAATCGTCGAGTACGGCAAGGTAGGCGCTTCAAGCACCTGGGTGCTTTCGAACCACGATGGAATTCGCCACGCAACCCGCCTGGGAATTGCTCCTGAAAACACCCCGCGCCCTGGTGATGGAATTCACCCGACTGACCCAATGCCAGATGAGGCCCTGGGTCTTCGTCGCGCCCGTGCTGCAACCTCGTTCATGCTGGGTCTGCCTGGTTCTTCATACCTTTACCAAGGAGAGGAACTTGGCCTGCCGGAAGCATGGCAACTCGAGGGCAAGTACCGCCAAGACCCTACCTATGCCCGCACCAACGGCGAGCGCATTGGCCGCGATGGCTGCCGCGTGCCGCTGCCTTGGGTTGCCGACGCCACCGCTTCAAACGGATTCAACACCACCGGAGAATCTTGGCTACCGCAGCCTGCAAACTACCGCGTGTTTGCTCGTAACCTGCAGGAGGGCGTAGCTGGATCAACGCTCGAGCTTTACAAGCGCCTGCTAAAGGAACGCCGCCAGTTTGGTCTTGGCTCAGGCCAGTTCCGCTGGGCTGACGAGTATCAGGATAAAAACACCCTGGCCTACATCAACAACGGAGTTTTGGTGCTGACCAACTTTGGCCCTGAGGCCGTTGTGGTTCCAGCCGGTGAAATTTTGGTTACCACTCAGCACGACCTCAGCATCGAGGGCGAGCTTGAGCACGACCAGACCGTTTGGATCAAGCTCTAACATGACGATGGACACAACCACTGGAGCCCGCCACCTAGCTCGTTACGGGCAGGAGTGGTGGCGCTCGGCAGTGATTTACCAGGTTTACCCACGCTCGTTTGCAGACGCTAACGGTGACGGCATGGGTGATTTGCCGGGCATTACCTCTCGCTTGGGGTCGTTGGCGGCTCTGGGTATTGATGCTGTTTGGTTGTCTCCGTTTATGCGCTCGCCGCAAAAAGACGCAGGTTATGACGTCAGTGATTACTGCGATGTTGACCCGCTGTTCGGCACCCTGG
This window harbors:
- a CDS encoding pyridoxal phosphate-dependent aminotransferase — translated: MQSPFCTFSRLYSVNDFPRISKRIGSIAESATLKVDAKAKSLQAAGRPVISYAAGEPDFATPAHIVEAAAIAVRDPKNHRYTPAIGLPDLREAIAQKTRTDSGTEISAAQVVVTNGGKQAVYQAFATLLDPGDEVLMPTPFWTTYPEAIRLAGGVPVEVFAGADQNYKVTVDQLEAARTPRSKVLLFVSPSNPTGSVYTREETEAIGRWAFENGMWVITDEIYQNLTYDGLKAVSITEAVPELIDRTILVNGVAKTYAMTGWRLGWMAGPLDAMKAAGNLQSHLSSNVSNISQKAALAALTGPQDEVLAMRDAFDRRRKVAVAELNKIEGWNAPTPQGAFYVYSDVTGLLGREWGGKQINTSLELCDYILDAAEVALVPGEAFGPSGYVRLSYALGDAPLLEGIQRLQKLFS
- a CDS encoding MaoC/PaaZ C-terminal domain-containing protein; its protein translation is MTHINIASLEVGQVIGTTEFLLTRDSLVRYAGASGDFNSIHYRDDVAAAVGLPGVLAHGMLTMGAAVQVAVDWVGDAGRIADYQVRFTKPVVVDPVDGAVLVVTGKMGAIDAETRLVRIDLTAVFNETTVLGKAQAQVRV
- a CDS encoding glycoside hydrolase family 13 protein; the protein is MTNATFLTQNNEQAEWWRSAVIYQIYPRSFADGNGDGIGDLPGITEKLDSLATLGIDAIWFSPFFKSPQKDAGYDISDYRQIDPIFGTNEDFDVLLAKAKSLGIRIIVDIVPNHTSDQHAWFQAALAAAPGSIERGYYHFKDGKGANGELPPNNWQSIFGGPAWSRITEADGSLGQWYLHLFDSSQPDLNWENPAIADEFDEILRFWLKKGVDGFRVDVAHGMVKRAGLPDATIYDENLRERSISNLTMDEAELAVPYWGQPGVHDAIRRFRRVIDEFDDRAMCAEASMSPLPRLAMWVRPDEYHQSFNFDYMHSAYEPAAIKKIVTDSIVEYGKVGASSTWVLSNHDGIRHATRLGIAPENTPRPGDGIHPTDPMPDEALGLRRARAATSFMLGLPGSSYLYQGEELGLPEAWQLEGKYRQDPTYARTNGERIGRDGCRVPLPWVADATASNGFNTTGESWLPQPANYRVFARNLQEGVAGSTLELYKRLLKERRQFGLGSGQFRWADEYQDKNTLAYINNGVLVLTNFGPEAVVVPAGEILVTTQHDLSIEGELEHDQTVWIKL
- the rplA gene encoding 50S ribosomal protein L1; the protein is MAKRSKAYVAAAALIEEGKFYTPAEAVTLIKETGSKKFDSTVEVALKLGVDPRKADQMIRGTVSLPHGTGKTARVIVFATGAAADAAVAAGADEVGGDELIEKVAAGWTDFDSAVSTPELMGKVGRLGKVLGPRNLMPNPKTGTVTPDVAKAVKDIKGGRIDFRVDKQANLHFVIGKASFTKEQLGENLAAALDEVLRLKPSSSKGRYLIKAAVSTTFGPGILLDTNVTKVEF
- the rplK gene encoding 50S ribosomal protein L11 produces the protein MAPKKKITGMIKLQINAGAANPAPPIGPALGQHGVNIMEFCTQYNNATADQKGNVIPVEITVYEDRSFTFVLKTPPAAELIKKAAGVAKGSATPHTVKVATLSKDALYKIAEQKMADLNANDVDAAAKIIAGTARSMGITTEA
- a CDS encoding UDP-N-acetylmuramate dehydrogenase; this translates as MAPQPLSELTTIRVGGVPAEIYEAKTRDDLIEHTLGVWRSGDDWLVLGGGSNMVVADDVSELRVIKVANLGIEPVRSREDGRVVIRVQAGENWDAFVAHTIAQGLAGVEAMSGIPGTVGAAPVQNIGAYGQELSDCLVRLEFLDYETHELVILEAKDLQFGYRDSAIKRGRPGVITWVEFELQDLGGLSRPLYSTQIAADLGAQMGEQVPLMEVRNSVLKLRANKGMVLSDSDPDSVSCGSFFTNPMVSDTFARSLPESAPRYENEDDDGLTVKLSAAWLIENAGIAKGFRIAGSKAAISSKHTLGIVNTGGATAAEIIQLAQFVQTQVSNKYGINLVPEPNLIGSFD
- a CDS encoding DegT/DnrJ/EryC1/StrS family aminotransferase translates to MPQHAFGAATLLDTKDPMGLRSSAPLLDAWIRDMETDRSPFQIPGHKGRTDLTGAIVDGDIPVLPGNHPHRISPSLILKAEALAADLWGASLCRFGVNGSSGSNHAAVMAVASPGEKVIVSRTLHKSVLVGLVYAGVIPVWIRPEINPATGLPEYLPSSRLAETLAKHPDAKAVLIGEPSYVGTMSNIPRLSKVCHEHGIPLVVDAAWAAHYGFHPELPNHPLAEGADIVVTSAHKTLPSYSQASFVLVRDEYVDLARFNKMFDSTQTTSMSGRILASIDAARALLERHGEELIGPVIEATERGRATLTAAGIDVIDGEYIDPLKLVIMLSGCGSDGTKVEADLLAANIDVEMANRDIIIPMITFADTPDRINDLVKRIIESVNRHRGEVRPIEILPAFSIEPEVVVTPREAFFSSYEVVDAKDAVGRVSAEMICPYPPGVPVLSPGERITEAALGALFQARDMGVRIAFVADPTLQTLKVLPE
- the secE gene encoding preprotein translocase subunit SecE, which encodes MADELEQVSEDLVERAKADKASKRNVFGRTLLFFKQVVGELNKVTKPTFAELRNYTAVVLAFVVVVMAIISLFDWLFYQGVVFVFTPTA
- a CDS encoding MaoC family dehydratase N-terminal domain-containing protein, which encodes MVNPNVQGKKYPATNPYLVGREKIREFAHAVKSTNPMNLDVFAAQAAGYNDVIAPPTFAVVIQERSLATVLADPEADIDFSRVVHGDQRFIHARPIVAGDELVSELEVASVKSLGAHSMVTFETKIYDIDKELVCTAISTLVVRGDE
- the nusG gene encoding transcription termination/antitermination protein NusG translates to MSDSERTELEALAEVQDVAAEQIIAEADADLADLAQDAAAELEQDLELEEAIAEVQAETAEISDMEEEGSPVDPYAEFRAELRRQPGKWYVIHSYAGYEKRVKQNIENRKLALEGGDDIFQIEVPMEDSIEIKNGQRKLVTKVRIPGYVLIRMEMNEESWSLVRHTPAVTGFVGNSQNPTPLRPDEAFNMLKTLYVLPEEAEAKAAAKGGVAVKGKAKAVPINVNFKVGESIMIKDGSFAGLPGTISEIKPESGKLTVLVSLFERETPVELGFEQVGPLA